A window of the Hevea brasiliensis isolate MT/VB/25A 57/8 chromosome 6, ASM3005281v1, whole genome shotgun sequence genome harbors these coding sequences:
- the LOC110661880 gene encoding endoglucanase 5, translated as MRISHFGMLILVVGMLGLEAATATIFNYGQALDMTFLFFEAQRSGKLPANHRVKWRSDSALKDGFLQGVDLVGGYYDAGDHVKFGLPMAFSVTMLAWGAIDFRKEITALDQMGNTLWAIRWGTDYFIKAHTQPNVLWAQVGDGDSDHYCWERAEDMTTPRTAYKLDEYHPGSDLAGETAAALAASSIAFKPYNSSYSILLLVHAKQLFSFADRFRGLYDDSIQNAKQFYSSSGYSDELLWAAAWLYRATDDEYYLKYVVDNALYMSGTGWAVKEFSWDNKYAGLQILLSKILLEGRGGAYTATLKQYQAKADCFACACLKKNDGYDIQTTPGGLMYVREWNNLQYASAAALLLSIYSDYLSAANAKLSCPEGQIPPQELLNFAKSQADYILGKNPKTISYLVGYGTKYPIHVHHRGSSIASIFALHSVVECVQGFETWYRRSEGNPNCIFGALVGGPDQNDNFSDDRSNYEQTEPTLSGNAPLVGLFSKLHSVYGGATGYYHEESPVPHTTTPGVPAEFLHTITNTWAVGTSTYYRHKVIIKNISQKPITDLKLVIEDLSGPLWGLSPTPEKNTYELPRRLKVLKPSSEYSFVYVQGGPQAKISIRSYH; from the exons ATGAGGATCTCTCATTTTGGCATGTTAATCTTGGTGGTAGGCATGCTTGGGCTTGAAGCAGCCACCGCAACAATCTTCAACTATGGCCAAGCACTTGATATGACATTCCTGTTTTTCGAGGCGCAGAGGTCAGGTAAACTACCTGCAAACCATCGAGTCAAGTGGCGCAGTGACTCTGCCCTTAAGGACGGCTTTCTTCAAGGG GTGGACTTGGTGGGAGGGTACTACGATGCAGGGGATCATGTGAAGTTTGGGCTGCCAATGGCATTTAGTGTAACAATGCTTGCATGGGGAGCTATTGATTTCAGGAAGGAGATCACAGCATTAGACCAAATGGGAAATACGTTGTGGGCTATTAGATGGGGCACTGACTACTTTATCAAGGCCCACACACAGCCTAATGTTCTCTGGGCTCAG GTTGGGGATGGTGACTCCGACCATTATTGCTGGGAGCGTGCGGAGGACATGACAACTCCAAGAACTGCTTATAAGCTTGATGAATATCATCCTGGTTCAGACCTTGCTGGTGAAACTGCAGCTGCCTTGGCAGCATCATCCATAGCTTTCAAGCCTTACAACTCTTCCTACTCCATTCTCCTCTTAGTTCATGCAAAACAG CTTTTCTCATTTGCTGATAGATTTAGAGGTCTTTATGATGATTCCATTCAGaatgctaagcaattctactctTCCTCGGGCTACTCG GATGAGTTATTGTGGGCTGCAGCATGGCTGTATCGGGCAACCGATGATGAGTACTACCTCAAGTATGTGGTGGACAATGCTCTGTATATGAGTGGAACTGGATGGGCAGTCAAAGAATTCTCTTGGGACAATAAATATGCTGGTTTACAAATCCTTCTTTCCAAG ATACTGCTAGAAGGACGTGGTGGCGCATACACTGCCACCCTAAAGCAATATCAAGCCAAAGCAGATTGCTTTGCATGTGCTTGTCTGAAAAAGAATGACGGCTACGACATCCAGACAACTCCTG GGGGTTTAATGTACGTTCGAGAATGGAACAACTTGCAGTATGCCTCTGCTGCGGCACTTCTTCTTTCCATCTACTCTGATTATCTTTCAGCTGCAAATGCCAAGCTTAGTTGTCCAGAAGGGCAGATCCCACCTCAGGAGCTCCTCAATTTTGCCAAATCGCAG GCTGATTACATTCTTGGTAAAAACCCCAAAACCATAAGCTACTTGGTTGGATATGGAACAAAATATCCAATCCATGTTCACCACAGGGGTTCTTCCATTGCCTCTATATTTGCTCTCCACTCCGTTGTTGAATGCGTGCAAGGATTCGAAACATGGTATCGTCGTTCGGAGGGAAATCCTAATTGCATATTTGGAGCCCTCGTCGGAGGTCCTGATCAGAATGATAACTTCTCTGATGACCGTTCTAACTATGAACAAACTGAACCTACACTTTCTGGCAATGCTCCTCTTGTTGGCCTCTTCTCCAAGCTTCATAGTGTATATGGAGGAGCAACAG GATACTATCATGAAGAATCACCAGTTCCCCATACAACGACACCAG GGGTCCCAGCGGAATTCCTTCACACCATAACTAACACATGGGCTGTTGGAACGTCAACGTATTATCGCCACAAGGTAATAATCAAGAACATATCCCAGAAGCCAATTACAGACCTAAAGTTGGTGATAGAGGACCTTTCAGGGCCTCTTTGGGGTCTCTCTCCAACGCCAGAAAAGAATACTTATGAGCTTCCTCGACGGCTCAAAGTCTTGAAACCTTCCTCAGAGTACAGCTTTGTTTACGTTCAAGGTGGCCCCCAAGCAAAAATTTCGATTCGGAGTTACCATTGA